A portion of the Helicobacter pylori NQ4053 genome contains these proteins:
- a CDS encoding TIGR00366 family protein translates to MFLLRHLTSACVFLASRCLPDSFVLVALLSFVVFVLVYCLTGQDASSVISSWGNGAWTLLGFSMQMALILVLGQALASAKLVQKLLKYLASLPKGYYTALWLVTFLSLIANWINWGFGLVISAIFAKEIAKNVKGVDYRLLIASAYSGFVIWHGGLSGSIPLSVATQNENLSKISAGVIEKAIPISQTIFSAYNLIIIGIILIGLPFLMAMIHPKKEEIVEIDSKLLKDEYKETELISHQQDKTIAHFLENSALLSYLLVFLGFGYLGIYFFKGGGISLNIVNTIFLFLGILLHKTPLAYVKAINYSARSVAGILLQFPFYAGIMGMMASHSVGGHSLAQMLSLAFTHIANEKTFALMTFLSAGIVNIFIPSGGGQWAIQAPIMLPAGQSLGVDPGVVSMAIAWGDAWTNMIQPFWALPALAIAGLGAKDIMGYCVLTLIFVGLVVCGVFYFLV, encoded by the coding sequence ATGTTTTTATTAAGGCATTTGACTTCAGCGTGCGTGTTTTTGGCGTCTAGATGTTTGCCGGACTCCTTTGTCTTGGTCGCTCTTTTATCGTTTGTCGTGTTCGTTCTTGTTTATTGTTTGACAGGACAGGACGCTTCGTCTGTCATTTCTAGTTGGGGGAATGGTGCTTGGACGCTTTTAGGTTTTTCTATGCAAATGGCTCTTATTTTGGTGTTGGGTCAGGCTCTAGCTAGCGCTAAATTAGTCCAAAAACTTTTAAAATATCTAGCGTCTTTACCTAAAGGGTATTATACAGCTTTATGGTTGGTTACTTTTTTATCATTAATTGCTAATTGGATCAACTGGGGTTTTGGCTTAGTGATTAGCGCGATTTTTGCAAAAGAGATCGCCAAAAATGTTAAAGGGGTGGATTACAGGCTGCTTATTGCTAGCGCTTATTCGGGTTTTGTCATCTGGCATGGGGGTTTATCAGGCTCTATCCCTTTAAGCGTTGCCACTCAAAATGAAAATCTATCCAAAATAAGCGCCGGGGTGATTGAAAAAGCTATCCCTATCAGTCAGACGATTTTTTCTGCTTATAATTTGATCATTATAGGGATCATTCTTATAGGGTTACCCTTTTTAATGGCAATGATCCACCCTAAAAAAGAAGAAATCGTTGAGATTGATTCAAAGCTTTTAAAAGACGAATACAAAGAAACAGAACTCATTAGCCACCAACAAGATAAAACGATCGCGCATTTTTTGGAAAACAGCGCTTTGCTTTCTTATCTTTTGGTTTTTTTGGGTTTTGGGTATCTTGGTATTTATTTTTTTAAAGGGGGAGGGATTAGTTTAAACATTGTCAATACGATTTTCCTTTTTTTAGGGATTTTGCTCCATAAAACCCCTTTAGCTTATGTGAAAGCGATCAATTATTCCGCTAGGAGCGTGGCTGGGATTTTATTGCAATTCCCTTTTTATGCCGGGATCATGGGGATGATGGCAAGCCATAGCGTGGGGGGTCATTCTTTAGCGCAAATGCTTTCTTTAGCCTTCACGCACATCGCTAATGAAAAAACTTTCGCGCTCATGACTTTTTTGAGCGCGGGGATTGTCAATATTTTCATCCCGTCTGGTGGAGGGCAATGGGCGATTCAAGCTCCTATCATGCTTCCGGCTGGGCAAAGCTTAGGCGTGGATCCAGGAGTGGTTTCTATGGCTATCGCTTGGGGAGACGCTTGGACGAATATGATACAGCCTTTTTGGGCTTTGCCCGCTTTAGCCATTGCGGGTTTGGGCGCTA
- a CDS encoding CoA transferase subunit A: MNKVITDLDKALSGLKDGDTILVGGFGLCGIPEYAIDYIYKKGIKDLIVVSNNCGVDDFGLGILLEKKQIKKIIASYVGENKIFESQMLNGEIEVVLTPQGTLAENLRAGGAGIPAYYTPTGVGTLIAQGKESREFNGKEYILERAITGDYGLIKAYKSDTLGNLVFRKTARNFNPLCAMAAKICVAEVEEIVPAGELDPDEIHLPGIYVQHIYKGEKFEKRIEKITTRSTK; this comes from the coding sequence ATGAACAAGGTTATAACCGATTTAGACAAAGCATTGAGCGGGTTAAAAGATGGGGATACTATTTTAGTGGGCGGTTTTGGGCTGTGCGGGATACCCGAATACGCCATTGATTACATTTATAAGAAAGGCATCAAGGATTTGATTGTCGTGAGCAATAATTGCGGCGTTGATGACTTTGGGCTTGGCATTCTTTTGGAAAAAAAACAGATTAAAAAGATTATCGCTTCCTATGTGGGGGAAAATAAGATTTTTGAATCGCAAATGCTGAACGGAGAAATTGAAGTCGTTTTGACACCACAAGGCACTTTGGCTGAAAACTTGCGCGCTGGTGGGGCTGGGATACCCGCTTACTACACCCCAACAGGGGTTGGGACTTTGATCGCTCAAGGCAAGGAATCACGGGAGTTTAACGGCAAGGAGTATATTTTAGAAAGAGCGATCACAGGCGATTACGGGCTTATCAAAGCCTATAAAAGCGACACTCTTGGGAACTTGGTGTTTAGAAAAACGGCTAGAAACTTTAATCCCTTGTGCGCGATGGCGGCAAAAATATGCGTCGCTGAAGTGGAAGAAATTGTGCCGGCTGGGGAATTAGACCCCGATGAAATACACTTGCCAGGAATCTATGTGCAACACATCTATAAGGGCGAGAAATTTGAAAAACGGATAGAAAAAATCACGACAAGGAGCACGAAATGA
- a CDS encoding 3-oxoacid CoA-transferase subunit B, which yields MREAIIKRAAKELKEGMYVNLGIGLPTLVANEVSGMNIVFQSENGLLGIGAYPLEGGVDADLINAGKETITVVPGASFFNSADSFAMIRGGHIDLAILGGMEVSQNGDLANWMIPKKLIKGMGGAMDLVHGAKKVIVIMEHCNKYGESKVKKECSLPLTGKGVVHQLITDLAVFEFSNNAMKLVELQEGVSLDQVKEKTEAEFEVHL from the coding sequence ATGAGAGAGGCTATCATTAAAAGAGCGGCAAAGGAATTAAAAGAGGGCATGTATGTGAATTTAGGGATAGGCTTGCCCACGCTTGTGGCTAATGAAGTGAGCGGGATGAATATCGTTTTCCAAAGCGAGAACGGGCTATTAGGGATTGGCGCTTACCCATTGGAAGGGGGCGTTGATGCGGATCTCATTAATGCAGGAAAGGAAACCATAACCGTGGTGCCGGGCGCTTCGTTTTTCAACAGCGCGGATTCGTTTGCGATGATTCGTGGGGGGCATATTGATTTAGCAATTTTAGGAGGGATGGAAGTCTCACAAAATGGGGATTTAGCTAATTGGATGATCCCTAAAAAGCTCATAAAGGGCATGGGAGGGGCTATGGATCTGGTGCATGGCGCTAAAAAAGTGATTGTCATCATGGAGCATTGCAACAAATATGGGGAGTCTAAAGTGAAAAAAGAATGCTCATTGCCCTTAACGGGAAAAGGCGTGGTGCATCAATTGATAACGGATTTAGCGGTGTTTGAGTTTTCCAATAACGCCATGAAATTAGTGGAATTGCAAGAAGGGGTCAGCCTTGATCAAGTGAAAGAAAAGACAGAAGCTGAATTTGAAGTGCACTTATAG